One genomic window of Marinobacter adhaerens HP15 includes the following:
- a CDS encoding 3-hydroxyacyl-CoA dehydrogenase NAD-binding domain-containing protein: MSAIRYELGSDQILTLTIDMPGQSANTMNAAFRDALSETAAKVKEDLDNIRGIIIASAKKTFFAGGDLKELHKVTREDARTFEDMVNGLKSHMRFLETTGKPVVAAINGSALGGGLEIALACHYRVAINDDSIQLGLPEVTLGLLPGGGGTQRLPRMIGLEAAFPFLMEGKKVNPKAALKAGIINELADSADDMITKARAFIEANPKCQQPWDQKGFRFPGGAPHHPAMAQKLAIAPAMLKQKTKGCYPAPERILSAAVEGAQVDFDNGSLIETRYFAELVIGQVAKNMTGTFWFQLNAIKAGGSRPEGVEKETFRKVGVLGAGMMGAGIAYSTATRGIDVVLKDVSVENAEKGKSYSENLLAKKVSRGRMTEEQKADILSRIKATDSSDDLEGCDLVIEAVFEDSGLKAKVTQEAEPKLVANGIFASNTSTIPITQLAGASANAENFIGLHFFSPVDKMQLVEIIVGEKTSDETLARSFDYVQQIGKIPVVVNDSRGFFTSRVFGTFVNEGICMLGEGIHPASIENAGVLAGMPVGPLAISDEVSMTLMQHIRDQSRKDTEAAGGTWNPHPAEAVIDAMVNEHGRKGKAAGAGFYEYPANGKKHLWPELETLFVNAEKARTVKLQELKDRILFIQAIETVRCLEEGVLRTVEDANIGSIFGIGYAPWTGGAIQFINQYGVRAFTERASALAETYGERFAPPKLLQEKAETNTPFA, translated from the coding sequence ATGAGTGCTATTCGTTACGAACTGGGTTCAGACCAGATCCTGACCCTCACCATCGATATGCCCGGCCAGTCCGCCAACACCATGAACGCTGCTTTCCGGGACGCCCTCTCGGAAACCGCCGCAAAAGTGAAGGAAGACCTGGATAACATTCGCGGCATCATCATTGCCTCCGCCAAAAAGACGTTTTTCGCCGGCGGCGACCTGAAAGAACTGCATAAGGTCACCCGCGAAGACGCCAGAACTTTCGAGGATATGGTCAACGGCCTGAAATCCCACATGCGGTTTCTGGAAACCACCGGAAAGCCCGTGGTGGCTGCCATCAACGGCTCCGCCCTGGGTGGCGGCCTCGAGATTGCACTCGCCTGCCATTACCGTGTCGCCATCAATGACGACAGCATTCAACTTGGACTGCCGGAAGTGACTCTGGGCCTGCTGCCGGGTGGCGGGGGCACCCAGCGACTGCCTCGAATGATTGGCCTGGAGGCAGCCTTCCCGTTCCTGATGGAAGGCAAAAAGGTAAATCCGAAAGCTGCGCTCAAGGCCGGCATTATCAACGAACTGGCAGATTCTGCCGACGATATGATCACGAAAGCCCGAGCGTTCATTGAGGCCAACCCGAAATGTCAGCAGCCGTGGGACCAGAAAGGCTTCAGGTTCCCGGGTGGCGCGCCCCACCATCCTGCCATGGCGCAGAAGCTGGCGATCGCTCCGGCCATGCTGAAGCAGAAGACCAAAGGCTGCTATCCGGCCCCGGAGCGCATACTTTCCGCTGCCGTTGAAGGCGCTCAGGTCGATTTCGATAACGGCAGCCTGATCGAGACCCGGTATTTTGCGGAACTGGTGATCGGCCAGGTTGCCAAGAACATGACCGGCACCTTCTGGTTTCAGTTGAACGCCATCAAGGCGGGCGGCAGCCGCCCCGAGGGCGTTGAGAAAGAAACCTTCCGCAAGGTGGGTGTTCTGGGCGCAGGCATGATGGGCGCAGGTATCGCCTATTCAACGGCGACACGGGGTATCGATGTGGTGCTGAAAGACGTCTCCGTTGAAAATGCCGAAAAAGGCAAAAGCTACTCGGAGAACCTGCTCGCCAAGAAGGTCAGTCGTGGCCGAATGACCGAAGAACAGAAGGCAGACATCCTGAGCCGCATCAAGGCCACCGATTCGTCAGACGATCTGGAAGGCTGTGATCTGGTGATCGAGGCGGTCTTCGAGGACAGTGGACTGAAGGCAAAAGTGACCCAGGAAGCGGAACCCAAACTGGTGGCAAACGGGATTTTTGCGTCCAACACCTCAACCATCCCCATTACCCAGCTCGCCGGAGCCTCTGCGAACGCCGAGAACTTCATTGGCCTGCATTTCTTCTCACCGGTCGACAAGATGCAGCTGGTAGAAATCATCGTCGGCGAAAAAACCTCGGATGAAACCCTGGCGCGCTCGTTTGACTACGTTCAGCAGATCGGAAAGATTCCCGTGGTGGTCAACGACAGTCGAGGGTTCTTTACCTCGCGGGTCTTTGGGACCTTCGTCAACGAGGGCATCTGCATGCTTGGCGAAGGTATTCATCCAGCGAGCATTGAAAACGCGGGGGTGCTGGCCGGTATGCCCGTCGGGCCACTGGCGATTTCCGACGAAGTCAGCATGACCCTGATGCAACACATCCGGGACCAGAGCAGGAAGGATACCGAAGCCGCCGGCGGAACCTGGAATCCCCACCCCGCGGAGGCCGTCATTGATGCGATGGTCAACGAACATGGCCGCAAGGGCAAGGCTGCGGGCGCGGGCTTCTACGAGTACCCTGCCAACGGCAAGAAACACCTCTGGCCGGAGCTGGAAACTCTGTTCGTGAACGCGGAGAAGGCAAGAACGGTCAAACTACAGGAGCTGAAAGACCGGATCCTCTTCATTCAGGCCATCGAAACCGTTCGTTGTCTGGAGGAAGGCGTATTGCGAACGGTAGAGGATGCGAATATCGGCAGTATCTTTGGCATCGGCTATGCGCCGTGGACCGGTGGCGCGATTCAGTTCATCAATCAGTATGGCGTGAGAGCATTCACGGAGCGGGCATCGGCGCTCGCCGAGACCTATGGTGAACGCTTTGCACCACCCAAACTGTTGCAGGAAAAGGCGGAAACGAACACACCGTTCGCCTGA
- a CDS encoding acetyl-CoA C-acetyltransferase, translated as MTTEAYIFDAVRTPRGRGKKDGSLHSVKPISLLTTVLHALQERNSLDTAQVDDIVMGCVTAVGDQGADIAKTAALAADWDEKVAGVTLNRFCASGLEAVNLAAMKVRSGWEDMVVAGGVEAMSRVPMGSDGGAWATDPETNLHTGFMPQGIGADLIATLEGFSREDVDGFAVKSQQKAANAWQNGYFAKSIIPITDQNGVVILDRDEHVRGNTSLESLSGLKPSFQMMGEMGFDGVAREKYHYVEKINHVHHAGNSSGIVDGATAMLIGSEAKGKAMGLTPRARIIATAVTSTDPTIMLTGPAPAARKALEKAGMTADQIDLFEVNEAFASVVMRFQRELSVPDEKVNVNGGAIAMGHPLGATGAMILGTLLDELERRELRYGLATLCVGGGMGIATIIERV; from the coding sequence ATGACCACCGAGGCTTATATCTTCGATGCAGTCCGCACCCCCAGGGGGCGCGGAAAAAAAGATGGATCACTTCACAGCGTCAAACCCATCTCGCTGTTGACCACGGTGCTCCATGCGCTGCAGGAGAGGAACAGCCTGGATACCGCCCAGGTGGACGACATTGTGATGGGCTGCGTGACCGCCGTGGGTGACCAGGGTGCGGATATCGCCAAGACGGCAGCGCTGGCCGCTGACTGGGATGAAAAAGTGGCGGGCGTCACCCTGAACCGTTTCTGCGCCTCCGGATTGGAAGCCGTGAATCTGGCAGCCATGAAAGTTCGTTCCGGCTGGGAGGACATGGTGGTTGCCGGCGGTGTGGAGGCCATGTCCCGGGTGCCCATGGGCTCCGACGGCGGAGCCTGGGCCACAGATCCGGAAACCAATCTACATACCGGTTTCATGCCCCAGGGCATCGGCGCAGACCTGATTGCCACCCTTGAGGGCTTCAGCCGTGAAGACGTTGATGGCTTTGCCGTGAAATCCCAGCAGAAAGCGGCCAATGCCTGGCAGAACGGCTACTTTGCGAAGTCCATCATTCCGATCACTGACCAGAATGGCGTGGTGATCCTTGATCGCGATGAGCATGTGCGTGGCAACACTTCCCTGGAAAGCCTTTCCGGCCTGAAACCCTCCTTCCAGATGATGGGCGAGATGGGCTTCGACGGTGTCGCCCGGGAGAAATACCACTACGTGGAGAAGATTAACCACGTTCATCATGCCGGCAACTCCTCAGGTATCGTCGACGGTGCCACCGCCATGCTCATCGGCAGTGAAGCCAAGGGCAAAGCCATGGGGCTGACGCCGCGCGCTCGCATCATCGCCACGGCCGTGACCAGCACAGACCCCACCATCATGCTCACCGGCCCCGCCCCGGCAGCGCGCAAGGCACTGGAAAAGGCGGGCATGACTGCCGATCAGATCGATCTGTTTGAAGTGAACGAGGCCTTCGCCTCTGTGGTTATGCGCTTCCAGCGGGAACTCTCGGTTCCCGACGAAAAAGTGAACGTGAACGGCGGGGCTATCGCCATGGGCCACCCGCTGGGTGCCACCGGCGCCATGATCCTTGGCACCCTGCTGGATGAGCTGGAGCGGCGCGAGCTGCGCTACGGCCTGGCCACACTGTGCGTCGGTGGCGGCATGGGCATTGCCACCATCATTGAGCGCGTCTGA
- a CDS encoding late competence development ComFB family protein: MSLRDAIDNFYERLVVDAIEATREESDTADYLTDVMCVALNRLPTRYYRHSIDMMFYLADEELKGMKQKSLAAVKEAREFVREHQRE; this comes from the coding sequence ATGTCTCTGCGAGATGCAATCGACAATTTCTACGAGCGGCTGGTGGTGGATGCCATCGAGGCAACGCGGGAGGAGTCTGACACAGCGGACTATCTGACCGATGTTATGTGCGTGGCTCTCAACCGACTGCCCACACGGTATTACCGGCATTCAATCGATATGATGTTTTACCTGGCGGACGAGGAACTCAAGGGGATGAAACAGAAATCCCTGGCCGCCGTAAAGGAAGCCAGGGAATTCGTCAGGGAACATCAGCGGGAGTAG
- a CDS encoding DUF349 domain-containing protein, whose protein sequence is MAAFIQKLFKSRKTTEATPKQRKATQPEPVEQEDTRTDRREEQLKTLESAPSQDVLAKLAIDGVTADIRQSAAGRLTDEASLQEVQKQAKGRDKGVYQIVKLALQRRREEQARLDSISQTIATLTRHAQDQAKSDDTKLYEARLDALLKQWTEVETHASPEQAQAFLEAVHLCKERIAALQSAAEDEKRQREQKLQRQETLDLLTRTLDELKSQPPETLPSLASLDALQKTQENRWLEATRDTAVEKQEQKAYENAMLALRNYLSSVRRITQERETIVELGALLERADDATDEQRAQAKTLVAEINWPEGYPIPALLEPLRKLAGKRKKPAEPRVDQEQQKALTTRLEAEIRQLEEALEAKQLKESKQLFKTAQQHFRDLDQRHAKPYQARMQLLTGQLRELSDWQGFATEPKQIALCEQMEYLAEQPMDPEAKAERIKELQNEWRDLGGSSDRSLWSRFKAASDKAYEPCKAYFSAKSGLKQANLEKRSAICEQLESFLDNADWSSIDWKAAERIHQTARQEWKEAWPVEFRDNRAVQKRFDELLKRLEAPLDEERRKNEGLKQTIVEKAQALVEHEPLQEAMNQAKALQGDWQAIGITRHREDRKLWQAFRKACDQIFARRDAERSEQQQASRAADETAQAGLNQVSGISPESDEQAVTAALATLKDIDAATLSKGVREQVQQEKQRLSKILSALRLQAKWLPGSLW, encoded by the coding sequence ATGGCCGCGTTCATCCAGAAACTGTTCAAATCCCGCAAGACAACCGAGGCAACGCCAAAACAGCGGAAAGCCACCCAGCCAGAGCCTGTCGAACAGGAAGATACCCGGACTGACCGGAGGGAAGAGCAGCTCAAAACTCTGGAGAGCGCACCATCCCAGGATGTCCTGGCCAAGCTTGCCATTGACGGCGTTACGGCGGATATCCGGCAGTCCGCTGCGGGCAGACTGACCGACGAAGCCAGTCTGCAGGAAGTGCAGAAACAGGCCAAAGGCCGTGACAAAGGTGTCTACCAGATCGTTAAACTGGCACTTCAGCGGCGGCGCGAAGAACAGGCCCGGCTGGACAGCATCAGCCAGACCATCGCTACCCTTACCCGCCATGCCCAGGACCAGGCGAAGAGTGACGATACCAAGCTTTATGAGGCCCGGCTCGATGCCCTGCTGAAACAATGGACAGAGGTGGAAACACACGCCTCACCGGAACAGGCCCAGGCATTTCTCGAAGCGGTTCACCTGTGCAAAGAGCGCATTGCGGCCCTGCAATCTGCGGCGGAAGATGAAAAGCGCCAGCGCGAGCAGAAGCTGCAACGTCAGGAAACCCTGGATCTGCTGACCCGCACACTGGACGAGCTCAAGTCTCAACCGCCTGAAACACTGCCCTCACTGGCGTCCCTGGATGCACTCCAGAAAACCCAGGAAAACCGCTGGCTGGAAGCAACCCGGGATACGGCAGTGGAGAAGCAGGAACAGAAAGCCTACGAAAACGCCATGCTGGCACTGCGCAATTACCTGAGCTCTGTCCGTCGGATTACCCAGGAACGGGAAACCATCGTCGAACTTGGCGCACTGCTCGAGCGCGCAGACGATGCCACCGACGAGCAGCGTGCCCAGGCAAAGACACTGGTTGCCGAGATCAACTGGCCGGAAGGCTATCCCATCCCGGCACTACTGGAGCCATTGCGGAAGCTGGCCGGCAAACGCAAGAAACCGGCAGAGCCCCGAGTTGATCAGGAGCAACAGAAAGCTCTGACGACTCGCCTCGAGGCCGAAATCAGGCAACTGGAGGAGGCTCTGGAGGCCAAACAGCTGAAAGAATCCAAACAGCTCTTCAAAACGGCACAACAGCACTTCCGGGATCTGGACCAGCGCCACGCAAAACCCTATCAGGCGCGTATGCAGCTGCTTACCGGGCAATTGCGTGAACTCTCGGACTGGCAGGGCTTCGCCACGGAACCCAAGCAGATTGCCCTGTGCGAGCAAATGGAATACCTGGCAGAGCAGCCAATGGATCCGGAAGCAAAGGCCGAGCGAATCAAGGAGTTGCAGAATGAGTGGCGCGATCTCGGCGGCTCTTCGGATCGCTCGCTGTGGTCCCGGTTCAAAGCTGCCTCGGACAAGGCTTACGAGCCCTGCAAGGCCTACTTCTCTGCCAAGTCCGGCCTCAAACAGGCCAATCTGGAAAAACGGTCCGCCATTTGCGAGCAGCTCGAAAGCTTCCTGGACAATGCCGACTGGTCTTCCATCGACTGGAAAGCCGCGGAACGAATCCACCAGACCGCTCGCCAGGAGTGGAAAGAGGCCTGGCCAGTGGAATTCCGCGACAATCGGGCCGTTCAAAAGCGCTTCGATGAACTGCTCAAGAGGCTGGAAGCCCCCCTGGACGAGGAACGGCGCAAGAACGAAGGCCTGAAACAGACGATCGTGGAAAAGGCCCAGGCCCTGGTCGAACACGAGCCGCTTCAGGAGGCCATGAACCAGGCCAAGGCCCTCCAGGGAGACTGGCAAGCCATCGGAATCACCCGCCATCGGGAAGACCGCAAACTATGGCAAGCGTTCCGAAAGGCCTGTGACCAGATCTTCGCCCGCCGTGATGCCGAGCGCTCGGAACAGCAGCAGGCATCACGTGCCGCCGACGAGACGGCACAAGCAGGCCTGAATCAGGTTTCAGGAATATCCCCGGAAAGTGACGAACAGGCAGTTACTGCGGCCCTGGCGACGCTCAAGGATATTGATGCCGCTACGCTCTCAAAAGGCGTCAGAGAACAGGTCCAGCAAGAAAAGCAGCGGCTGAGCAAGATTCTCTCGGCTCTGAGACTGCAGGCAAAATGGCTTCCTGGCAGTCTCTGGTGA
- a CDS encoding regulatory protein RecX: MAKQENDNDQDYKARATALRLLARREHSRLELSLKLRQRKLPGDIINAVLDDYEKESWLDDDRFADVYARQRMDLGYGPLRILGELQQRGVHKTPESVDEMTEEDWCQRAIGIRDKRFGLADLSEDWDEKVRQARFLNRRGFSASQVERALEARSE; the protein is encoded by the coding sequence ATGGCAAAACAGGAAAATGACAACGATCAGGATTACAAGGCCCGGGCAACGGCACTCAGGTTGCTTGCCAGGCGCGAGCACAGTCGCCTCGAGTTAAGCCTGAAACTCCGCCAAAGAAAGCTGCCGGGCGACATTATTAACGCTGTTCTGGATGATTACGAGAAAGAGAGTTGGCTAGACGATGATCGGTTTGCTGACGTCTACGCCCGCCAAAGAATGGACCTTGGTTACGGACCGCTACGGATTCTTGGCGAACTTCAGCAGCGCGGGGTTCACAAGACTCCGGAGAGTGTTGACGAGATGACGGAGGAGGATTGGTGTCAGCGAGCTATCGGTATCCGCGATAAGCGTTTTGGCCTGGCGGATCTGAGTGAGGACTGGGACGAAAAAGTACGGCAGGCGCGTTTCCTGAATCGTAGGGGCTTTTCCGCCAGTCAGGTGGAGCGCGCACTCGAGGCTCGTAGCGAATAG
- the mltF gene encoding membrane-bound lytic murein transglycosylase MltF codes for MDLPKIFAAFKSASAGIVFFLGTALILTGCSQPSTLQEIRDEGVLHVITRTAPSIYVESEDGPTGYDYELAKLFAEDLGVKLRVRVADSNTEILSVLEKNYAHFGMLGLSRQPHTANQYRTVATGITAQSILVYNRDVERPESLQDLIGKTVHVVSDSNHEHRLNEARQENAELEWEVHPGLDAAGVLSRVESGEFPYAMVSSNELDLNHVFYPMVKEAFTVGEPGELAWFFPSAQDDSLAKAARQFLESLETNGTLAQISERFYGHLDRLNYVGARTFMHHVENRLPKYESLFRDYARDFNMDWRLLAAIGYQESHWRPNAVSPTGVRGLMMLTRNTASHIGINNRLDAEESIQGGAKYFRIVHEKIPERIPEPDRTWFALASYNVGFGHLEDARRLTEGAGRDPDRWMDVKEFLPLLAEKEWYTKTRFGYARGHEPVIYVQNIRRYYDVLARLNQPGIPATEAEEQIVQMEESRAPEVPSGELQTDGKLRAGLPAELGMIPPTL; via the coding sequence ATGGACTTGCCAAAGATATTTGCTGCTTTCAAAAGCGCATCCGCCGGGATTGTTTTCTTCCTCGGCACTGCCCTGATACTGACCGGATGCTCACAGCCTAGCACTCTCCAGGAAATCCGTGATGAGGGGGTGCTGCATGTGATTACCCGGACGGCGCCGTCTATCTATGTGGAAAGTGAAGACGGCCCCACCGGCTATGATTACGAACTGGCAAAACTGTTCGCCGAGGACCTTGGCGTAAAGCTCCGGGTTCGCGTTGCCGATAGCAACACAGAAATCCTGTCCGTTCTGGAAAAGAACTACGCCCACTTCGGGATGCTCGGGCTCTCCAGGCAACCCCATACTGCCAATCAGTATCGCACCGTAGCGACCGGCATCACCGCCCAGTCGATCCTGGTTTATAATCGCGATGTCGAGCGGCCTGAATCATTACAAGACCTGATCGGGAAAACGGTGCACGTGGTATCCGACAGCAACCATGAGCACCGCCTCAATGAAGCCCGCCAGGAAAACGCAGAGCTTGAATGGGAGGTGCATCCCGGACTGGACGCCGCAGGCGTTCTGTCCCGCGTTGAAAGCGGCGAATTCCCCTACGCGATGGTTTCTTCCAACGAGCTCGACCTTAACCACGTATTCTACCCGATGGTGAAGGAGGCTTTTACCGTTGGAGAACCCGGTGAACTGGCCTGGTTTTTCCCGTCAGCGCAGGATGATTCCCTGGCAAAAGCGGCCCGCCAGTTCCTGGAAAGTCTCGAGACCAACGGAACATTGGCCCAGATTTCCGAGCGCTTCTATGGCCACCTTGATCGACTGAATTACGTGGGTGCCCGAACCTTCATGCATCATGTGGAGAACCGGTTGCCCAAATACGAGTCGCTGTTTCGCGACTATGCCCGCGACTTCAACATGGACTGGCGACTGCTCGCAGCCATTGGTTACCAGGAGTCCCACTGGCGCCCCAATGCGGTATCGCCTACCGGAGTCCGTGGACTGATGATGCTGACCAGGAACACTGCCAGCCATATCGGCATCAACAACCGCCTGGACGCCGAAGAAAGCATCCAGGGCGGAGCCAAGTATTTCCGGATCGTGCACGAAAAAATCCCGGAACGGATCCCGGAGCCAGACCGCACCTGGTTCGCTCTCGCCTCCTACAACGTGGGTTTCGGGCATCTGGAGGACGCCCGACGACTTACAGAAGGCGCGGGACGAGACCCTGACCGGTGGATGGACGTAAAGGAATTCCTGCCGTTACTGGCCGAGAAGGAATGGTATACCAAGACCCGCTTTGGCTATGCCCGGGGCCACGAACCGGTAATCTACGTCCAGAATATCCGGCGCTATTACGATGTCCTCGCCCGGCTCAACCAGCCGGGTATTCCGGCGACCGAAGCAGAGGAACAGATCGTACAGATGGAGGAAAGCCGGGCGCCGGAAGTTCCATCAGGCGAGCTGCAAACGGACGGAAAGCTCAGGGCCGGCCTGCCCGCAGAACTGGGCATGATACCGCCGACCCTTTGA